The Vibrio sp. B1FLJ16 DNA segment CCACAAATATCGGTACCTCCAGAAATGGAAGCCAGATGAACATCTTCTTTTAAATGCTGATAGACGTAATCAAATTGTTCAGGGTACAGAACAGATCCGGTAGAACAGATGGTTTTCAGTGTTGGAAGTGAACGACTGCCTTTGGCTGAATATCCCGCTTTTTCGAGTGCTTCCAGGTATTTTGCTGAGGTGCCAAATAGTGATACTTCCGCATTTTCAGCCAGATTCCACAACACCTTATGCGACGGATACATCGGACTGCCGTCAAAAATCACGAGGCATGCTCCGCTCGCCAGGCAGGACACGTGCCAGTTCCACATCATCCAGCCACAAGTGGTGTAATAAAAAACTCTATCGTGAGGTTGGATATCACAATGAAGCTGATGTTCTTTTACGTGGTTAAGTATGGTGCCACCAACAGAGTGTACGATGCATTTTGGTTTTCCGGTTGTTCCAGACGAGTACAGAACAAACAATGGATCGTTGAAATTGACACGAGTATAAGTAAGTGGCTCAGGAGCGTATTGATTCAAAACGTTTTGCCAGTCTTGTGTACAAACATCACACTCAAAAATATATGGTTTCAGATAGCTGATTTGGCAAACTTGCTTCAATCCAACTAAGTTATCAGAGATGTACTGATTTTTCTTCGTCATGTCGAATACTTTGCCATTAAACGTATAACCGTCACATGTGAAAAGTACCTTGGGTTTTACCTGTCCAAAGCGTTCCAAAACGCTCTCTACACCAAAATCCGGAGAAGTTGACGTCCAGGTAGCTCCTAAACTGGTTGTTGCCAGCATTGCTATGACAGTTTGAGGAAGGTAAGGCAGGTAACCTGCAACCACGTCCCCTTGCTTTATCCCGCACTCTTTCAACCATTGTTGAACACTGGAGACTTCCTCGCAAAGTTGTTTCCAGGTGTAGGTTTGGCGCTCTTCACGTTCATTCTCAAACCAAATTGCGACATTATCGGCTGCTTCGTATGCGTAACTGAGTAAGTTTTCTGCGTAGTTAATCTGAGCCTCAGGGAACCATTGCGCATCGCGGTTGGGAACCGGCTGTTGCCACTTGCTTTTAGCTTGGCATTTTACCGTTTCTCCGGTCGTTCCAATTACGTCACAAAATAACCAGACTTCTTGCCAAAACTGCTCTGAGTGATCCAAAGACCATTGATGTAGTTCGGCAAAATTTTTGATGTCATTCCCTTGTCTGTTTATGTGTTCGATAAACTGGGTCACGTTGGCTTCGTTGATGCGGCTTTCGCTCGGCTGCCATACTTTGTTGTCGTCGCGCATAGGTTCCTTCTATAACAAGCTGATAACACTTTAAGTCTGTAAGTAATCGTCAATAAAGTCAAACTGTCGGAATTGTATTCGATGGTAGTAATATCATCGTGTTACATGATTATGTAAACAAATTGTTACACTCAATCGCGGTAAAGAAAATCGTTCAGGGATTGGAAGCGTGAGGGAGTGCGGATAGGCTTTATGTAAAGGAATTGTTAATGGAGAACTGCCATGACTCAATATCATTCTAAGCCCGTAGACCAGGATGGAAGGGTGGAATGGAGCCACGAAGAAGATGCTATTTGGCGTGATTTGGTGACGCGACAAATGAGTGTTATCCAGGACCGTGCGTGTCAGGCTTATCTACATGGCTTAACGCTACTGAATTTACCCCGAGATCATGTTCCGCAGTTACCGGATATCAACCGGGTGTTGATGGAGACGACTGGTTGGCAGGTAGAGCCGGTGCCGGCTTTGATCGACTTTGATCGATTTTTTAACTTATTGGGTAATAAGCGTTTTCCTGTCGCGACTTTCCTTCGTAGCCGAGAGGAGTTCGACTACCTTCAGGAGCCGGACTACTTCCATGAGATTTTTGGCCATTGTGCCATGTTGACGAACCCTGACTTTGCTGCGTTTACAGAGCATTACGGACAGTTGGGGCAAGCTGCAACACCTAAACAACGAGCGTATCTTGCGCGCTTGTACTGGTTTACCGTTGAATTTGGCCTAGTACAAGAAGGTGACAAAACCAAAATTTATGGTGGTGGTATTCTCTCTTCACCGGGTGAAACCATTTATTCACTGGAAAGTGATATCGCAATTCGAGAAGCTTTCGATTTACAAACCGTACTGAGAACGCCTTACCGCATCGATATCATGCAGCCGAAATATTATGTCATAAATGATTTCTCACAGCTTTATCAGATCAGCCAGTTAAACTTATTGAAGCAAGCCGATACGGCGATTGAGGCTGGATTGCTTCCCCCACTATTTGAACCAAAGGAACCTGCTAATGTTGAATGAACAAAAATGTGAAGCTTGTAGTTTAGATGCCATTGCACTGAGTAAAGATGAACAACAGTCTCTGCTTTTGCAGTTATCTGACTGGCAGATCATTGAGAGAGAGGGCATTCCTCAGTTAGAAAAAGTGTATAAGTTTAAAAACTTCAAACAGGCTTGGGCGTTTAGCAATAGCATCGCTGAGTTGGCAGAGGATGAGTTTCACCATCCGTCTATTTTGCTGGAATGGGGCAAAGTTACAGTAACGTGGTGGAGCCATTCAATTAAAGGACTGCACAAGAACGATTTTATCTGTGCATCCAAATGTGATGGATTAGCTATCTCAGGTTAGCTATTGCAGGATAACCAAGTCATTTAATCACTGACCAACTCAATCATATATAGATACAGATACGCCCGAATATGAGTTCGGGCGTACTTATTAGTGAGAAAAGTGCGTTAGAGCTCTATTCGGTACACAGAGGTCGTACCCGATACTTCGTTTCCTACTGCGAGAAAGTGATCACCATTACGGGTAAAGTAGTTAATAGACTCTGGTGCGAGATCCCCTGCCAATGGGTTGTAGTTATCATTTGCACATTCGTTATCCTTAACTTGTGTACACACTGGCTGGTCGTAGTCACGGTTATTTATATAGTGAAGGAACACAGCCTGCTTAGGTTGGCTTATGTCGTAAACCATTATGCCACCCTGGCGTTCCAGCCCTATAAATGCATAGTGGCGACCGTTAACTTCTGCAACTTCAATTGCTTCAGGTTCAACCCCTTTGTCGTCACTACGATCGTCTCCGCTGTCATTACTGTCGTTGGTACTGTTAAAGTGCTTTCCTTCATTAATCAGAGCGATCCTCGCGAAATCATCACCACTGTCAAAAACGAGTTCACCGTTTTCATCCCAGATGGAAAAAGATCGGGCACCAAAAGCCTGTACATTGTCGTTAGTAGACAGGGCCGCCGCTGGTTTTATGACTTTCAGACGAGCTAATTGGTTATTATCTTTTAATGCGGCAGCAAGAGGGTGGTTGTCGGCAACGTTAAGTTTTTTCCCGCGAACTTCATCTACATGACTTAAACAAGTACCTTGCTTGCTGGTGTAGTTGTCAGTCCCCAGGTAGTCATCCTCATCCCATTTCAAGTTTGCCTGATCGCAACGCTCTTGAGTGGTTTTAAACCCATACTCACGCCCATCGCCTTCATTAGCGGAAACGATGTAGGTTTTACCATTCACAGAATAACTATCGAGTGTGTCTGGCATATACAAGCCTACTAACTGAGGATAGCTCTTTAAGTTACCAACGATCTTGTCTTTATTGGATGCGTCTAACTTCGCCTCAGACCATGATTTTTCACCTAGCCCGACGATTTTTTCTACCGACTTGGTTTCTGGGTTGATGATGGCCATGGCGTTATTTTCTTGCAATGCCACATAAATCTTGCCGTTGTCACCAAAAGTTAAGTACTCAGGTTCCAGATCCTGAGCGACAGTCGCGTTCGGACCGGAGATGCGTACGTTTTTAGGTAGTTCGTTTGCACGCGAGCCATCAAAGGCTCTGAAATCGATTTGTGTTACCTCCGCATTCGCAACGCCTTGGCTTAAATCAACCAAGGTTACGCTACCTTCTGGGTCTACACTGTAATCGCCGTTTGGTTCGCCTTCATTGGCAGCAGCAATGTAACGCCCATCTTTAGAAAAGCCGACCATGTCTGGAAGTGCTCCGGCAGGGAAGGTGGTAATCAGAGATAAGTCATCTGAGCGGTAAAGCGCGATAATACCGTTGTCTTGCTTGTTACTGTTTTCGATAGCAACCGCAATAAGACCATTTGATACTGCAACACTGTTGGCTGCGCCAATATTAATGGATGCGGCGATCCCTGCACTATTCAGGTCAATGAAGGTACTTAGCGTCGGAACGCCTTGCTCATCCATGGATAACACATCCACACGTTTTGCCTGCGCATTGACGACATACAGTTTGTAGCTACAAGCGTCGTAGCTGACAATTTCTGCAGCAGAAGAAGCAAACGGAGCATCTGCAACAGACCTACCTAAAAAGGTCAGACTTTGGATGGTCGTTTCACCAGCAACGGGTGCAACAGTTGCTTTACACTGTGACGAATAGGAAGTGAGTGTACTCTCTGGTTGTGAGGAACATGCGATAGCAAGTGAAGAGAGGGCAATTACACCTATTGCTCTGTATGGGGTGGACATGATATCTCCTTATTAATCCGATATAATCTTATTTAATGCATTAATTTTTAATAACTATTCGCGATTATACGTGAGTGCTTTTGAAGCATTGGCTGACGTATGATTGGAAAAGGTATGAATATATGTATGATTAATTACTTTTTTATTGGCTTTTTATTAAATAAAGATGTCATCTGAATGATCGTATAAGGATTTGAAATTAAAATGGAACTACAACAGTTTTTGGACATGCTAGCGTCAACACCAGAACACATAGACTTTGAAACGACCATCGCTGTAATTGAAGGGAACTATGATTTCACGCCGACAGTATTTACGAATGGTTCGACAGAAAATGCAGTTGGTGAGAATAATGGCTCATGCAAAATCTTTGCATTTGGCTTACTGCATAACCTGGATAAGGACGCGACGCTTGCCTGTTTTGGACGTTTTTACCGTGAAGATGTTCTGAAAAATCCGGAAAATAACGATCACCAGAACATTCGTAACTTTATGGTTAGCGGATGGGATGGCGTGAAGTTCGAATCTCCGGCGCTTCAAGCTAAATAACCTAAGTTCAGGCTAAATAATCAAAGTTGAGCCAGTCGGTTATGCGACTGGCTTTTTCTCCAGACATTTTCTGCAAAGGCATAACTGTCCTTCGGTAGGTTTTGGTAAGTCTCTGGCCTCAATCTCAAAACACCAACATGTTTCTTTGCCTGCTGCGATATCGCAGTGCGCCTGAGTATTACACTCGGGACATTCATGTGTAGCGTCATTACCAGTAATTTGGTCTATGAGCACTTCTCGCTGTTCATCTGTCTTATCTTTCCACTGGATGATTTCTTCTATCGTTCTGTGACAACCAGAACAGATGCCGCCATTATTTTTACAAGCGGCACGACACGGTGACTTCATTGTTTTCTCTTAGTTACTTCTAAAGCCGCTCACTTTAGCATAAAGAATGTGGAACTGGTCGGAAGATCGCTGGGGTGGTACCCTTAGGCGAATTAAACTTACGACATTTCTAGTACAATTTATGTTAGAAAAAGAAAACCTGATAAAACTGGCCAGAACGCAAATGCCTTTTGGGAAATATGCAGGAAGAGTCCTGATTGATCTGCCGGAAGAATATTTGTTGTGGTTTGATAAGAAGGGATGGCCAAGTGGTGAGTTGGGTGACCTACTCAAGTTATGTCTAGCGCTGAAAATTGAAGGTTTGGATAGTGTTGTGAAGCCTTTAAAGCGCATGTAACCTGCCACAAATTAATTAAAAGATTTATTATGAATTTTGATATCGATGCACTGAAACACCACCAATTGGTCGAAGATGGTCAACTAGAGGGATGTTACATTCATCAGCCTGCTCAAGGTAGTCAGCAAGATGACAAAGCTGTTTTAGCAGAACGCCAAGCGTTGGAAAAGATGGGGTATAAGGTAATGCAGGTTAAAGCTAAAGGGCGGATAACAACGTTTTCCGAGGCGATGAAAAAGCTTGCGAAGAAGACTGGTCATAAGACTAAGTAGCAAGCTAGTGTAACCTGCCAAAGCCCTCCTAATTTCTCCACGATACCATGCGTTTTCATTAGAAAGAGCCAGACCGTCAGGCTGACTCTTTTTTGCCCCTTTGTTGGTTAAGTGTTGAAGTTTAAACAAGGTTGATCTTTTAAAGTTGACTTACAAAAAAGTAATTCATCAAATGCTAAATGGCGAAACTCATTTATGTCCAAGGACGTGCTGACGAAACAAGTTACAGTATGAAATAAGTTACGGTCATGTATATTGATAAGAAAAGTAAGCCGCATTTGCCTCAGGAAAACCAATAATACAGCCTATTTATGGAGGCATTATTGTCAATTACGCCAATTCATGCTTGGATTAGGTTACTAAAAGTATACTACTTGCATTCAATCTTTAGGTAACTAATATATACCGCAAGGTACCAGTGGCGTAGCGTTCACTTGTGTATCCACTTTATTTGCTAATTAACTATAAGTAACGTTCTTATCTTAAATGTCCACCAGCCATCTCTATTCTCTGAAAGAAAACTAAATGCGTCTTTGGTAGATAAAGTGGTGACGCTTTTAGAACAAGAACGTCATTCAGTTCGCGTAATGACCATGCAAGAACGATCTTTACGGTGAACTTAATTCAATTGATGTACTGTGTTACTAGGACGTAACACAGTACATCAAAGAGCTGCGGTTTCATGTCATTGGGGGAAATCGCAGCTATCTAGTTTCTGGATTGGCGAGGCTGTATGAAAGCAAAAGTTGAAGTTGACGTAAAAGGGCGTAAAAGTGTTGTTGATACCTGTACGGAGCCTTGTGCGATAGAAAAAGGTATGCGGATCTTGGGGGCAAAATGGAAAGGCTCAATCATCTACCATCTGAAAGATGGCCCTGTGAGGTTTAATGATCTTTCAAGAATGTTGGGCGGTGCAAGTAAGAAGATGGTAGACCAGCGTCTAAAAGAACTAGAAAGTGAAAACATGGTAATACGTCGTGTGATCAATGAAAAACCACTGGCAGTCAGTTACGAACTCACCGAGTTTGGGCGCAGTGCGTTAACGATTCTCGATGAGTTGAGGAAATGGTCTGAAAGCAACAACGTGCAGCTTAAATAACGTGAGCAACATTGATCAATACCTCTCTGTAACGTAACAAGGCAACCAAAACGGTTGCCTTGTTGTCTTTCGAACTGGAGGTTCAGTAGTCTAGCGTGCCACGGATGGGGTAGTGGTTCTCTGGGTTACGAATCCATGCCAAACCTCGGGTTAGTGCACCGAGTTCAGGTCTTACAAACGGGTTATTGGATAGGTCAACCACGTGTAAGTTACCGTGTTCATTGACGACAAACAGCCCCGGCTCTGCAAAGTTATGGTCGGTTTCGGCTTCAGAACGTGGTAGCGATATATAAAGCCCCAGAGTCTTCATTTGTTGCTCAGTAAGACCATAGGCGATTGGAAAACTGATATCGAGCTTTTCTAGGTGTTGCTCCAATAGTTGCTTCGAGTCACCAGAGACAGCCAGAATATCAACGCCTGAGTCACTAAATGCTTGTTTATAGGTCTCAATTTCATTCAGATATTTAGTGCAGAGTGGGCAATGTTTACCACGATAGATAAACACCGCTTGCCATGTTGCATCACCTTGAGGTTGGCCTAGCTTGACTTTGGTTCCATCCAGCTTTGTTGCCTCTAATGTAGGAAAAGCGTCACCCGCTTTGAGTTTTTGTGAGTATGTCATCTCGGCTCCTGTGATTGAAGTCACAACTAATTAGAAAAAAGATAAGACACTAAGAAATAAGTTGCAACCAGTATACTTTTAGTAACCTAGATTTGATTCGCCTGAGCCATTAACTCAGTTAAGATCTGTTTGTAACCTTCCACTGGATGTGCACCAGAAATACCATGTTCTCTGTTGAAAATCACCGTTGGCACACTAGATACTCCCATTTTTTGCCATTGTTTCTCTGTACTACGAATTGAGCTGCGTCGCTGCACATCGTCTAGCCAGCGCATCCCTTCTTCAGGGTCAAGACCTACAGAGATTAGCTCTTGCTTAAGAATATCACGGTCAGAGACGTCTTTCTGTTCACTGAAAAATGCCGCAAACAGACGTTTTTTTTAGTTCATTTTGCTTGCCAAAGTCTTTGGCGTAATCAAGTAGAATGTGTGCGTCAAACGTGTTCACCATCTTCATGTCATCAAAGTAGTTAAACTCGAAGCCATGCTCAGCGCCGATGCTGGCGATACGACTACGCGCGTTTTTACTTTCCTCTGCGCTACTGCCATATTTACGAGCAACGTGATCTCGAAGGTTTTCTCCTTCGGCAGGCATATCAGGGTTCAATTCAAAAGGTTGCCACTCAATCTCGACCCGATCTTCAATGCCAAGCTGTTCGATCGCTGCTTTTAAATGGTTGTATCCGATGATGCACCACGGGCAGACAACATCACTAATAATGTCGAGCTTAATTGTATTATTCATATGAGTTTCCTACTCAAAGCACTGCGCACACGCGGCAAGCAGTGCTTTGATTTGCGTTTGCTTATCTTTGACTGAGTTTAACGTTCGCTAGGGTGCGTCCACGCAAACTTCTGGAATGGCGCATCGGGCTCAGTATGTGCGAGTGCATTGGTGAAGTTTGAAATAAGCTTAGCAGACAAGCCAGTAAGCACTTCCAGCGCTTGACGTTTAGTAAATCCAGCGTCGAGGAATACTTGCAGTTTTTCATCACCGACATGGCCACGGTTATCAAGCAGTGCCTTGGTAAAATCATGCAGTACTTGCAGCTTCACATCAGGGATGGCAGATCCTTCACGCAATGCTTCAATCACGTCATCTGGCATTTTGCCCGCCTTCATCATCCATGTATGACCAGGAACACAGTAGTGACAGTTATTTTCAAAGTTTGCGGTCATAAATACCACTTGCTGCTCCAATGGACTGAACGTTGTGTTTTTCATAAACAGGTCGAAGGCAGTATTGTATGCTTCGTAGGTTGCCGGCGCTTCAGCGAGAACGGCGTGCAGGTTTGGCAGCATACCGAAGCCTTTTATAGACTGTTCTACCAGAGCTTTAGACTCTTCAGGCGCCGTTTCTGCATTGTAGTAAGTAAATTCAGTACTCATGAATACCTCCTTAGAAGTGTGCGTCTAAGTGAGCTTCAAAGCGAGCGAAATCATTTTCGACGTTAGCGTTCTTCATTACGTCGTAACAAGCAAACGTTGGTAGAGCAGACATGCCAAAGAAGCGGAAATTTGCGTGCATGTGGAACATCAAATCATCAACACTGCGACCTTGGAACAGGTACTCACTTTCATCATTAAATGACTCTTCTGGCGCGTTGAATGTGAAAGATAACATGTATTTAGTGTTAGTACGTGTGCCGCCAGTACCGTAGTTTTTCTTTGGTTCTTCAGCATTGCGACCGTCAAATGCACATAGAGCGCCACCCATACCAGCCGTGAATACATCGTCCATGTATTTCTTAAATGACCATGGAATTGTCATCCAGTTAACAGGAGATTGAAGAATTACGCGGTCTGCCCACTCAAAGTGTGTTAGTTGTTCATCGACGACAACCTCGTCTTGCATAGTAACAACGCGAACCTCATGACCCTTTGATTCAAGCTTAGTGCGAGCTTTCTCAACCAAAGCTGCATTTAGTTTGCCTTCAGAAAATGGAGATGGCTCGTGTGCGTTAATGATTAGAATGTTACTCATGATAATTAACCCTTCAAAGAATTGACTGTTTTACAGAGCGATTAATGATTTCGCTGTCTTGCGGTTTATTATGGTTACCTAGAACTGAACTACAACTAGTTAACTTTTGGTAACCACCATAAATTTCAATCAAATTTCAGTTAAGTTTTTGTTTAATATTGTTTTTAATTTATTTGTCGGCGTGGAGTTGGGAACGGGTAAGCAAAATAAGGTTACTAAAAGCAAACCTCTTGAAATATTTCAGGTGGTTACCATAATAAACCACATAAAGAAAACTGGGCACCAAGTCTAAAGGACGTGAATGTACGGATTTAGCCAAAAAACACCCATTGTGGCGTAAACCAAAACATCATCTTGATGCAGATAGCAACAATGACCATGTGCATTGGATTGAACTGTTTTACGATTTAGCTCATGTAGTGTCGATTTTCGTTCTTGGTAACTTCTTAAGCCATCATCTTGGCTTTACCGGGTTCGCTATTTTTGCTGCAATTTTTATCGTGATCTGGTTTGCGTGGTTCGACTTAAGCCTTTTTAACTCTATTTATGTCAGCACTGATGTCCAACACCGTTATATTATGGCGGCGCAGATTATCACCATTATGATCATGTCATCTGCGATAATGCGTATTGATGGCGCTGGTTGGGCGTACTTTGCGATAGGTTATGCGATAAACCGAGCGATTATGTCGCTGCTGTATTTCAGTAGAAGATAGTGAGACTTGCCTACCAAGTCGTATGTCACGAAATTTCGCGTTTGGTACAGTGATATTTTTTATTAGTGCCTTTATTCCCGCACCATTTAGCTACATGGTTTTTGCTGTTGGGATGGTGGTATTAGCGGCATTGTATGTCTCTCCAAGAGTTGGTGTGCTTTATAGTAAACGATTCTTACCACGCTTTGGACATATGGCGGAACGTTTCGCACTGCTGCTACTAATCGTTGCTGGGGAGGGCTTCTTTAAGCTTGTTATTACTCTTGCAGAAAAGGGCATCGATAATGTAGTTGGCGATGTGTTTGTGAACTACGCGTTTGGTGGGCTTTCTATTTTCCTATTGTGTTGGATTTACTTTGATTTTGTTGGCAATGGTAAACCGCGTGATAGTGCGCCTAGAACACTGGTTAAATGGACGATTGCTCACCTGTTCTTGATGCTTTCTGCTGTGACTATCGGTGTAGCGTTGTCAGCGGAAGTGAAAGTTGGTTTTATGGATCAATACCCATTCAAATATGCGTTGATTGGTTGTTTAGGCTTGGCGGTTTACCTTTACTGTTTACTTAAGATCCAGAATGTTATTGAGCTTCGAACTGCCCACCGTTTTGCAACCGCAAAAGTTCGTTATATCGGTATTACACTTGCTTGTGTCACGCTTGTAGCTGTGCCGTTTGTACCTTCGTTTATGGCTAATATGATGTGGGGCATGGCGCTGTTCTCGCAGATCTTTATTCCTGTAAGAACAGCTTTTAGAACGCTTACTAGAGAAGCAGAGCAACAAGTAGCTAAGAAAGAGCTAGATTAAGCCCTTTCGTTTGAACCGCAGAGTAGTTCGACTTTGCGGTTCAATGGATTACTATTATGTATCGACCAAAAGTACCCGAACAAATCACGAGTTTTCAATTGGCAGTATTAATACTGTCCGTGTTCGTGGTTATCTCTTTGACTGTTGAACTTATCTTTAAGTTACCGTCAGAAATTCTCCAGATACTGATTTACGTAGATACCTTCATTTGCGTGATCTTCTTTATCGATTTTGTGCAGCAATATCGTGCTGCGCCATCAAAGCTTGAGTATATGAAATGGGGCTGGCTTGATCTAATCTCTTGTATACCGTTGATGGAGATGAATCAGTTTGCTCGTTTGATTCGTGTATTCCGCCTGGTTCGGGCAATCAAGTCTATCTCTATGATTTCTCATGCGATTAACGAGAACAAGGCCTCAACATCACTACACTTTATGGTAGTGACTTCATTAATGATGATGGTGTTTGGATCTATCTACATTCTCTATCTAGAGCGAGGGATGCTAGGTGCTAATTTTCATACTGCTGGTGATGCGTTTTGGTGGACATTCGTGACTATCACAACTGTTGGTTACGGTGATTTTTTCCCAGTGACATTGGAAGGGCGTATTGTTGCCATTCTCTTAATCACAACCGGCGTTGGTATGTTTGGTAGCTTTACTGCTGTTGTCGCCTCTTGGATCATGGACACCTCGAACGAGCGTAAGATGGAGGTTCAGATTTTAGAAGAGGTGAATACTCTTAGAGCAGAACTTCGGGAGATGAAAGCACTGCTAAAACAGCAAGCGGAAAGAAATGAGTAGTCTGCTATCTTGCGATTAGACTTGCCATACTTGTAATTATTCATGAGTTGTTAATATTCAATTTTTCGTAACTCATTTTTGTCCAATTATGAGTTACAGCAATAAATGAAACTCCCGTAGGAATTTGTTTTTTATTGGTTCGATAAAAAAGGGTGGCCAAGTGGTGAGCTGGGTGACCTATTAAAGCTGTGTTTGGCATTGAAGGGTTGGATAGTGTAGTGAAATCTTTAAAGCGGATGTGACCTGCCTCAGTGACCTTAACTTTTTGCCACGATGCGATGTGTTTTGATGCTAGAGAGCCTAGCTGTCTGGCAGACCCTTCTAGTTTGCCCCAAACCATCTCTGTTTGATTCATTATCGCTAACACCCTCGCGCTAAATAGCATAAGATACACGGCCTTTACCCAGTACTGAGCCACTCACTCGTAATGACAGATAAAACACAGCAAGCGACATTTACCGATCTTGGCCTGATTCCAACTCTAGTCGAGCGACTAGAAGCGTTAGAATATAGTCAACCGACACCCATTCAATCTCATACCATTCCTATTGTCCTTGACGGGAAGGATATTGTTGGTGGTGCCAATACGGGTTCTGGTAAAACCGCTGCTTTTTCGCTGCCGATTCTGCAGAAGGTTCTTCAACAAGATGAATTAAATGATCGTCGGGGCAACTTTGTTTCTCATCTGATTTTGGTTCCTACTCGTGAGCTGGCATCGCAGGTGGCTTACAACGTTAAATCCTACTCATATCATATTAGAGATAAAATCAAAACGGTTGCCGTATTTGGAGGTGTATCAGTGAACCCTCAAATGCAGGCCCTGCGTGGTGGTAGTGATATCATTGTTGCAACGCCGGGGCGACTACTCGATCTGGTATCGAGTAACGCGATTAAGTTAGACCAAGTAAAAACGCTCGTGCTTGATGAAGCCGATCGTATGCTGAGCCTTGGATTTACAGAAGAACTCAATAAGATTCTTGCGTTACTACCAGAGAAGAAACAGACACTGCTATTTTCTGCAACTATCCCTGATAAAGTCACGACTTTGGCACGGCATTTACTCCACGATCCTGTTGAAGTTCAGTTACAGAGTGCGGAAGCGAGCACTTTGGTGCAGCGAGTATTTAGTGTAAATAAAGGAGAGAAGACCGCGGTGCTTGCGCATCTGATCAAACAGCATCAGTGGCGACAAACTTTGATTTTTGTGAATGCTAAGAATGCCTGTAATCACTTAGCTCAAAAACTCTCCAAACGGGGCATCACTGCCGAAGTGTTCCATGGTGATAAAGGGCAAGGCGCTCGTACTCGCGTCCTTGATGGTTTTAAGTCTGGTGATATTCAAGTTCTTATTGCTACCGATATTGCAGCGCGTGGTCTTGATATAGAAAAACTGCCGGTGGTGATTAACTTTGATCTTCCGCGTAGTCCTGCCGACTATATGCATCGAATCGGTCGCAGTGGCCGTGCAGGAGAAGTGGGTCTAGGGTTATCTCTTATCGATTACGATGACTACCATCATTTCAAAGTGATAGAAAAGAAAAATAAATTTCAACTTGAACGTGAGCAGGTAGCAGGTTTTGAAGTGGAAGACGACCAAAGTGAGGAATACTTTTTACCGATGAA contains these protein-coding regions:
- a CDS encoding DEAD/DEAH box helicase, which produces MTDKTQQATFTDLGLIPTLVERLEALEYSQPTPIQSHTIPIVLDGKDIVGGANTGSGKTAAFSLPILQKVLQQDELNDRRGNFVSHLILVPTRELASQVAYNVKSYSYHIRDKIKTVAVFGGVSVNPQMQALRGGSDIIVATPGRLLDLVSSNAIKLDQVKTLVLDEADRMLSLGFTEELNKILALLPEKKQTLLFSATIPDKVTTLARHLLHDPVEVQLQSAEASTLVQRVFSVNKGEKTAVLAHLIKQHQWRQTLIFVNAKNACNHLAQKLSKRGITAEVFHGDKGQGARTRVLDGFKSGDIQVLIATDIAARGLDIEKLPVVINFDLPRSPADYMHRIGRSGRAGEVGLGLSLIDYDDYHHFKVIEKKNKFQLEREQVAGFEVEDDQSEEYFLPMKPRAKPAGSGKKKKNRTQ
- a CDS encoding redoxin domain-containing protein, with protein sequence MTYSQKLKAGDAFPTLEATKLDGTKVKLGQPQGDATWQAVFIYRGKHCPLCTKYLNEIETYKQAFSDSGVDILAVSGDSKQLLEQHLEKLDISFPIAYGLTEQQMKTLGLYISLPRSEAETDHNFAEPGLFVVNEHGNLHVVDLSNNPFVRPELGALTRGLAWIRNPENHYPIRGTLDY
- a CDS encoding ion transporter, which produces MAVLILSVFVVISLTVELIFKLPSEILQILIYVDTFICVIFFIDFVQQYRAAPSKLEYMKWGWLDLISCIPLMEMNQFARLIRVFRLVRAIKSISMISHAINENKASTSLHFMVVTSLMMMVFGSIYILYLERGMLGANFHTAGDAFWWTFVTITTVGYGDFFPVTLEGRIVAILLITTGVGMFGSFTAVVASWIMDTSNERKMEVQILEEVNTLRAELREMKALLKQQAERNE
- a CDS encoding helix-turn-helix domain-containing protein, encoding MKAKVEVDVKGRKSVVDTCTEPCAIEKGMRILGAKWKGSIIYHLKDGPVRFNDLSRMLGGASKKMVDQRLKELESENMVIRRVINEKPLAVSYELTEFGRSALTILDELRKWSESNNVQLK
- a CDS encoding low temperature requirement protein A produces the protein MSRNFAFGTVIFFISAFIPAPFSYMVFAVGMVVLAALYVSPRVGVLYSKRFLPRFGHMAERFALLLLIVAGEGFFKLVITLAEKGIDNVVGDVFVNYAFGGLSIFLLCWIYFDFVGNGKPRDSAPRTLVKWTIAHLFLMLSAVTIGVALSAEVKVGFMDQYPFKYALIGCLGLAVYLYCLLKIQNVIELRTAHRFATAKVRYIGITLACVTLVAVPFVPSFMANMMWGMALFSQIFIPVRTAFRTLTREAEQQVAKKELD
- a CDS encoding NAD(P)H-dependent oxidoreductase; protein product: MSNILIINAHEPSPFSEGKLNAALVEKARTKLESKGHEVRVVTMQDEVVVDEQLTHFEWADRVILQSPVNWMTIPWSFKKYMDDVFTAGMGGALCAFDGRNAEEPKKNYGTGGTRTNTKYMLSFTFNAPEESFNDESEYLFQGRSVDDLMFHMHANFRFFGMSALPTFACYDVMKNANVENDFARFEAHLDAHF
- a CDS encoding low temperature requirement protein A: MWRKPKHHLDADSNNDHVHWIELFYDLAHVVSIFVLGNFLSHHLGFTGFAIFAAIFIVIWFAWFDLSLFNSIYVSTDVQHRYIMAAQIITIMIMSSAIMRIDGAGWAYFAIGYAINRAIMSLLYFSRR
- a CDS encoding carboxymuconolactone decarboxylase family protein, whose amino-acid sequence is MSTEFTYYNAETAPEESKALVEQSIKGFGMLPNLHAVLAEAPATYEAYNTAFDLFMKNTTFSPLEQQVVFMTANFENNCHYCVPGHTWMMKAGKMPDDVIEALREGSAIPDVKLQVLHDFTKALLDNRGHVGDEKLQVFLDAGFTKRQALEVLTGLSAKLISNFTNALAHTEPDAPFQKFAWTHPSER